The Astatotilapia calliptera chromosome 2, fAstCal1.2, whole genome shotgun sequence genome includes a window with the following:
- the b4galt7 gene encoding beta-1,4-galactosyltransferase 7, which yields MMYSSRRKPVLYFKEDRRYLSGKCTVYKLFGLCMVLVLVSLLWLQLSCSGDMSATHGERCMPQQPAPPCPASGQASVVDDPSWGPHKLAVVVPFRERFEELLVFVPFIHAFLNKNKIRHKILIINQVDHYRFNRASLINVGYTESGNDTDYLAMHDVDLLPLNDALDYGFPEKGPFHVASPELHPLYHYKTYVGGILLLTKKHYHMCNGMSNRFWGWGREDDEFYRRLRKAELQLFRPSGITTGYKTFLHVHDPAWRKRDQKRVAAQKQEQFKVDPEGGLTNLRYEVESRQELTISGAPCTVINTKLECDQNQTPWCLLG from the exons ATGATGTATTCATCCAGGAGGAAACCCGTGCTCTACTTCAAAGAGGACAGGAG GTACCTGTCCGGTAAATGCACCGTCTACAAGCTGTTCGGGCTGTGCATGGTGCTGGTCCTCGTCTCTCTGCTCTGGCTGCAGCTCAGCTGTTCAGGCGACATGTCTGCGACGCACGGAGAACGATGCATGCCCCAACAGCCGGCGCCACCCTGCCCGGCCAGCGGTCAGGCGTCCGTGGTGGACGACCCGTCTTGGGGGCCTCACAAACTGGCCGTCGTAGTTCCCTTCAGAGAGCGCTTTGAGGAGCTACTGGTGTTCGTTCCCTTCATTCATGCGTTCCTCAACAAGAATAAGATTCGCCACAAGATCCTCATCATCAACCAGGTGGATCACTACAG ATTTAATCGGGCATCTCTGATCAACGTGGGCTACACGGAGAGCGGTAACGACACAGACTACCTGGCCATGCACGATGTGGACCTGCTGCCCCTGAACGACGCTCTAGATTACGGCTTCCCAGAGAAAGGGCCGTTCCACGTGGCCTCGCCAGAGCTCCACCCCCTCTACCATTACAAAACCTACGTAGGAGGAATCCTGCTGCTTACCAAGAAGCATTACCACATG TGTAACGGGATGTCAAACCGGTTCTGGGGTTGGGGCAGAGAGGACGACGAGTTCTACAGACGGTTGAGAAAAGCAGAGTTACAG ctgTTCAGACCGAGCGGCATCACCACAGGATATAAAACCTTCCTGCACGTCCACGACCCAGCCTGGAGGAAGAGGGACCAGAAACGAGTCGCTGCTCAGAAGCAG GAGCAGTTTAAGGTGGATCCGGAGGGGGGTCTGACTAACCTCCGTTATGAGGTGGAGTCCCGACAGGAGCTGACCATCAGCGGCGCCCCCTGCACTGTCATCAACACCAAACTGGAATGCGACCAGAACCAGACGCCCTGGTGTCTTCTGGGATAG
- the tmem216 gene encoding transmembrane protein 216 isoform X2, with the protein MRRTNQTVSTATGPKRTWRPRANQSYPSPDSNGELQVLFYLNSWYFAAFYLAEVLMFIYKGVLLPYPSDNLVLDVVLLLLFLALEILRIFYGWKGNLCERSLASCVSLFVLLPCTALAVYYLLLQTFILRLEFLLNAVLLCFYGLEFLLGLISISAFSR; encoded by the exons ATGCGTAGAACAAATCAAACGGTATCCACGGCAACAGGGCCGAAGCGGACATGGCGCCCG agagCCAACCAATCGTATCCTTCACCTGACTCTAACGGAGAGCTGCAG GTGCTGTTCTACCTGAACAGCTGGTACTTTGCTGCCTTCTACCTGGCCGAGGTCCTCATGTTCATCTATAAAG GAGTTTTGTTGCCGTACCCGTCAGATAACCTGGTTCTGGACGTcgtgttgctgctgcttttcctcGCTCTTGAGATTCTGCGGATCTTTTATG GCTGGAAGGGAAACCTGTGCGAGCGCTCTCTGGCTTCCTGTGTGTCGCTCTTTGTCCTGCTTCCCTGCACCGCGCTCGCCGTGTACTACCTTCTGCTGCAGACCTTCATCCTGCGCCTCGAGTTCCTGCTCAACGCCGTGCTGCTCTGCTTCTACGGCCTCGAGTTCCTGCTCGGGCTCATCTCCATATCTGCCTTCTCCAGGTGA
- the tmed9 gene encoding transmembrane emp24 domain-containing protein 9, with product MLSLSSVCPGRKMASLRIRMQPCLFSVLLLNVLCSFVSALYFHIGETEKKCFIEEIPDETMIIGNYRTQLYDKQREEYLPATQGLGMFVEVKDPDDKVILSRQYGSEGRFTFTSHTPGEHQICLHSNSSKFSLFAGGMLRVHLDIQVGEHANNYAEIAAKDKLTELQLRVRQLVEQVDQIQKEQNYQRYREERFRQTSESTNQRVLWWSIVQTLILVAIGIWQMRHLKSFFEAKKLV from the exons ATGCTCAGTTTGAGTTCCGTGTGTCCCGGCAGGAAGATGGCGTCGCTCCGGATCAGGATGCAGCCgtgtctgttttcagttttactccTGAACGTTTTGTGCAGCTTCGTCTCCGCGCTGTACTTTCACATCGGAGAGACCGAGAAGAAATGCTTCATCGAGGAGATTCCGGACGAGACCATGATTATCG GTAACTATCGGACTCAGCTGTATGATAAGCAAAGGGAGGAGTACCTGCCGGCCACTCAGGGTCTTGGCATGTTTGTGGAAGTCAAAGATCCTGATGACAAG gTGATTCTGTCTCGACAGTACGGCTCAGAAGGACGCTTTACCTTCACGTCGCACACACCTGGAGAACATCAGATCTGCCTTCACTCCAACTCCTCCAAGTTCTCGCTGTTTGCCGGCGGCATGCTG CGCGTTCACCTGGACATCCAGGTGGGCGAACACGCCAACAACTACGCTGAGATCGCTGCCAAGGACAAACTGACGGAGCTGCAGCTGAGAGTCCGACAGCTGGTGGAGCAGGTGGACCAGATCCAGAAGGAGCAGAACTACCAGCGG TATCGTGAGGAGCGTTTCCGTCAGACCAGCGAGAGCACCAACCAGCGGGTCCTCTGGTGGTCCATCGTCCAGACCCTGATCCTGGTGGCCATCGGTATCTGGCAGATGAGACACCTGAAGAGCTTCTTCGAGGCCAAGAAGCTGGTGTAA
- the tmem216 gene encoding transmembrane protein 216 isoform X4 gives MAPESQPILSSAPLQVLFYLNSWYFAAFYLAEVLMFIYKGVLLPYPSDNLVLDVVLLLLFLALEILRIFYGWKGNLCERSLASCVSLFVLLPCTALAVYYLLLQTFILRLEFLLNAVLLCFYGLEFLLGLISISAFSRAKVY, from the exons ATGGCGCCCG agagCCAACCAATC CTCTCGTCCGCTCCTCTGCAGGTGCTGTTCTACCTGAACAGCTGGTACTTTGCTGCCTTCTACCTGGCCGAGGTCCTCATGTTCATCTATAAAG GAGTTTTGTTGCCGTACCCGTCAGATAACCTGGTTCTGGACGTcgtgttgctgctgcttttcctcGCTCTTGAGATTCTGCGGATCTTTTATG GCTGGAAGGGAAACCTGTGCGAGCGCTCTCTGGCTTCCTGTGTGTCGCTCTTTGTCCTGCTTCCCTGCACCGCGCTCGCCGTGTACTACCTTCTGCTGCAGACCTTCATCCTGCGCCTCGAGTTCCTGCTCAACGCCGTGCTGCTCTGCTTCTACGGCCTCGAGTTCCTGCTCGGGCTCATCTCCATATCTGCCTTCTCCAG GGCCAAAGTGTACTGA
- the tmem216 gene encoding transmembrane protein 216 isoform X1 — protein sequence MRRTNQTVSTATGPKRTWRPRANQSYPSPDSNGELQVLFYLNSWYFAAFYLAEVLMFIYKGVLLPYPSDNLVLDVVLLLLFLALEILRIFYGWKGNLCERSLASCVSLFVLLPCTALAVYYLLLQTFILRLEFLLNAVLLCFYGLEFLLGLISISAFSRAKVY from the exons ATGCGTAGAACAAATCAAACGGTATCCACGGCAACAGGGCCGAAGCGGACATGGCGCCCG agagCCAACCAATCGTATCCTTCACCTGACTCTAACGGAGAGCTGCAG GTGCTGTTCTACCTGAACAGCTGGTACTTTGCTGCCTTCTACCTGGCCGAGGTCCTCATGTTCATCTATAAAG GAGTTTTGTTGCCGTACCCGTCAGATAACCTGGTTCTGGACGTcgtgttgctgctgcttttcctcGCTCTTGAGATTCTGCGGATCTTTTATG GCTGGAAGGGAAACCTGTGCGAGCGCTCTCTGGCTTCCTGTGTGTCGCTCTTTGTCCTGCTTCCCTGCACCGCGCTCGCCGTGTACTACCTTCTGCTGCAGACCTTCATCCTGCGCCTCGAGTTCCTGCTCAACGCCGTGCTGCTCTGCTTCTACGGCCTCGAGTTCCTGCTCGGGCTCATCTCCATATCTGCCTTCTCCAG GGCCAAAGTGTACTGA
- the tmem216 gene encoding transmembrane protein 216 isoform X3, producing MRRTNQTVSTATGPKRTWRPVLFYLNSWYFAAFYLAEVLMFIYKGVLLPYPSDNLVLDVVLLLLFLALEILRIFYGWKGNLCERSLASCVSLFVLLPCTALAVYYLLLQTFILRLEFLLNAVLLCFYGLEFLLGLISISAFSRAKVY from the exons ATGCGTAGAACAAATCAAACGGTATCCACGGCAACAGGGCCGAAGCGGACATGGCGCCCG GTGCTGTTCTACCTGAACAGCTGGTACTTTGCTGCCTTCTACCTGGCCGAGGTCCTCATGTTCATCTATAAAG GAGTTTTGTTGCCGTACCCGTCAGATAACCTGGTTCTGGACGTcgtgttgctgctgcttttcctcGCTCTTGAGATTCTGCGGATCTTTTATG GCTGGAAGGGAAACCTGTGCGAGCGCTCTCTGGCTTCCTGTGTGTCGCTCTTTGTCCTGCTTCCCTGCACCGCGCTCGCCGTGTACTACCTTCTGCTGCAGACCTTCATCCTGCGCCTCGAGTTCCTGCTCAACGCCGTGCTGCTCTGCTTCTACGGCCTCGAGTTCCTGCTCGGGCTCATCTCCATATCTGCCTTCTCCAG GGCCAAAGTGTACTGA
- the tmem216 gene encoding transmembrane protein 216 isoform X5, which produces MAPESQPILSSAPLQVLFYLNSWYFAAFYLAEVLMFIYKGVLLPYPSDNLVLDVVLLLLFLALEILRIFYGWKGNLCERSLASCVSLFVLLPCTALAVYYLLLQTFILRLEFLLNAVLLCFYGLEFLLGLISISAFSR; this is translated from the exons ATGGCGCCCG agagCCAACCAATC CTCTCGTCCGCTCCTCTGCAGGTGCTGTTCTACCTGAACAGCTGGTACTTTGCTGCCTTCTACCTGGCCGAGGTCCTCATGTTCATCTATAAAG GAGTTTTGTTGCCGTACCCGTCAGATAACCTGGTTCTGGACGTcgtgttgctgctgcttttcctcGCTCTTGAGATTCTGCGGATCTTTTATG GCTGGAAGGGAAACCTGTGCGAGCGCTCTCTGGCTTCCTGTGTGTCGCTCTTTGTCCTGCTTCCCTGCACCGCGCTCGCCGTGTACTACCTTCTGCTGCAGACCTTCATCCTGCGCCTCGAGTTCCTGCTCAACGCCGTGCTGCTCTGCTTCTACGGCCTCGAGTTCCTGCTCGGGCTCATCTCCATATCTGCCTTCTCCAGGTGA